A DNA window from Danio aesculapii chromosome 1, fDanAes4.1, whole genome shotgun sequence contains the following coding sequences:
- the LOC130220731 gene encoding uncharacterized protein LOC130220731, protein MNNLWTVFIFTVALKVGVGQFLQTAELQVFLGESVVLPCNGSGFPADELQVYWEAIGKDVLSLHGDTLSVGRGFEDRVNFITDPAETQDFSIILTDVMLNDGEIYECLWKGTIPICSVLLQVLPPKFSIVHAEAFEGDEVTLECFGNIPKNKPYEEISIQWVKDEQEILRLSSGQTQTLEDYSSFITLPDQQDISRGIFSLTVRSVSGFDQGVYQCRYKSSDYGDLQRGFPERHMLTVWAVFSGRPAITDFPSSLPWTETGSTAGASTYATDTDTDTYATDIYATTTYATDTYVNDTNTTETNATDSYITDTYATDTNATDSYATDTYTTSSQTDTLPAHTTYDPHTYTHSSSTERNTEKSTSATHTDPHTTSHSHGTVSGQRDHQSDQQIPWIRIGLISGVLLVTALLIAFLLLSGRI, encoded by the exons TGGGTGTTGGCCAGTTCCTCCAGACAGCTGAGCTGCAGGTGTTTCTGGGAGAGTCTGTGGTTCTGCCCTGCAATGGTTCTGGTTTTCCAGCAGACGAGCTGCAGGTTTACTGGGAGGCCATTGGGAAAGACGTCCTCTCTCTGCATGGAGATACACTGAGCGTCGGCAGAGGTTTTGAAGACCGGGTGAACTTCATCACAGATCCGGCAGAGACTCAAGATTTCTCTATCATCCTGACAGACGTGATGCTGAACGACGGAGAGATTTACGAATGCCTTTGGAAGGGAACGATACCCATCTGCTCCGTCTTACTGCAAGTGTTGC CACCAAAGTTTTCCATAGTTCACGCGGAGGCGTTTGAAGGCGATGAAGTCACGCTCGAATGCTTCGGTAATATTCCCAAAAACAAACCCTATGAAGAAATCTCCATCCAGTGGGTTAAAGACGAGCAAGAGATCCTGCGCTTGAGCTCTGGACAGACACAGACTCTGGAGGATTACAGCAGCTTCATCACATTACCAGACCAGCAGGACATCAGCCGCGGGATCTTCTCTCTCACTGTTAGATCAGTCAGTGGGTTTGATCAGGGTGTTTATCAGTGCCGATACAAGAGCTCGGATTACGGAGACCTACAAAGAGGATTCCCGGAGAGACACATGCTCACTGTCTGGG ctgtGTTTTCAGGTCGGCCGGCCATCACAGATTTTCCTTCCAGTTTGCCATGGACTGAGACTGGCAGCACAGCGGGAGCATCTACATATGCCACAGATACAGATACAGATACATATGCCACAGATATATATGCAACAACTACATATGCCACAGATACATATGTCAACGATACAAATACCACAGAGACAAATGCCACAGATTCATATATCACAGACACATATGCTACAGATACAAATGCTACAGATTCATATGCCACAGACACATATACCACGAGCTCTCAGACTGACACGCTGCCAGCTCACACAACATATGATCcccacacatacactcacagcaGCAGCACAGAGAGAAACACTGAGAAAAGCACCAGCgcaacacacactgacccacacaCAACCTCACACAGTCacg GCACCGTTTCCG GTCAGCGGGATCATCAGTCAGATCAGCAGATTCCCTGGATCCGCATCGGCCTGATCTCTGGAGTTCTGCTGGTCACGGCACTGCTTATAGCTTTCCTGCTGCTGTCGGGGAGAATCTGA